One Osmerus eperlanus chromosome 13, fOsmEpe2.1, whole genome shotgun sequence genomic region harbors:
- the klhl4 gene encoding kelch-like protein 4 isoform X3, whose protein sequence is MSSNCSDEFFQATNHAEQTFRKMETYLQHKQLCDVLLIAGDHKIPAHRLVLSAVSDYFAAMFTNDVREAKQEEIKMEGVDPDALRSLVHFAYTGVLELKEETIESLLAAACLLQLSQVIEVCCNFLMKQLHPSNCLGIRSFADAQGCVDLLNVAHTYTMEHFLEVIQNQEFLLLPTAEIVKLLSSDDINVPDEETIFQALMLWVRYDVQQRQQDLGLLLANIRLPLLPPQLLADLENNKMFSDDLECQKLLMEAMKYHLLPERRPMFQSPRTKPRKSTVGALYAVGGMDATKGSTTIEKYDLRTNTWIQVGIMNGRRLQFGVAVIDNKLYVVGGRDGLKTSNMVECYNPINKVWSTMPPMSTHRHGLGIAVLEGPMYAVGGHDGWSYLNTVERWDPQARQWNYVASMSTPRSTVGVTALNGKLFAVGGRDGSSCLRSMECFDPHTNKWSMCAPMAKRRGGVGVATYNSFLYAVGGHDAPASNHCSRLSDCVERYDPKTDTWTTVSSLSVPRDAVGVCLLGDRLYAVGGYDGQSYLHNVESYDALNNEWTEEVPLNIGRAGACVVVVKLP, encoded by the exons ATGAGCTCCAATTGCTCTGATGAGTTCTTCCAGGCTACGAACCATGCGGAACAGACCTTCCGCAAGATGGAGACGTATCTTCAGCACAAACAGCTGTGTGATGTTCTCCTGATCGCAGGAGATCATAAGATCCCAGCCCACAG ACTTGTCCTAAGTGCGGTCTCAGActactttgctgccatgttTACCAATGATGTGAGAGAGGCAAAACAGGAGGAAATCAAGATGGAGGGTGTGGATCCTGATGCCTTGAGATCATTGGTTCATTTTGCTTACACTG GTGTCCTTGAACTGAAGGAGGAGACTATTGAGAGTTTATTGGCAGCTGCCTGCCTGCTCCAGCTCTCACAGGTCATCGAGGTCTGCTGTAACTTCCTCATGAAGCAGCTCCATCCTTCCAACTGCCTGGGGATACGCTCCTTCGCAGATGCCCAGGGATGCGTGGACCTGCTCAATGTGGCCCACACCTATACCATG GAGCATTTTCTGGAGGTAATCCAGAACCAGGAGTTCCTCTTGCTCCCGACCGCTGAGATAGTCAAGCTGCTGTCCAGCGATGACATCAATGTCCCCGACGAGGAGACCATCTTCCAGGCGCTGATGTTGTGGGTTAGGTACGACGTTCAGCAGCGACAGCAAGACCTGGGGCTGCTCCTGGCCAACATTCGTCTACCCCTTCTACCCCCACAG CTCCTAGCCGACTTGGAAAACAACAAGATGTTTTCGGATGACCTGGAATGCCAAAAGCTACTTATGGAGGCTATGAAGTACCACTTACTGCCGGAACGTCGCCCGATGTTCCAGAGCCCCAGAACCAAACCTAGAAAGTCCACTGTCGGAGCTCTTTACGCTGTTGGAGGAATGGATGCTACCAAAG GCTCCACAACCATTGAGAAGTATGACCTAAGGACCAACACCTGGATACAGGTGGGCATCATGAATGGGCGCAGGCTCCAGTTCGGGGTGGCGGTCATCGATAACAAGCTCTATGTGGTCGGGGGCAGAGATGGACTCAAGACCTCCAACATGGTGGAGTGCTACAATCCCATCAACAAAGTGTGGTCCACAATGCCCCCCATGTCAACACACAGGCATGGCTTAG GTATTGCTGTGTTAGAGGGTCCTATGTATGCTGTCGGGGGCCATGATGGATGGAGCTATCTGAACACGGTGGAGAGGTGGGATCCCCAGGCCAGACAGTGGAACTACGTGGCCAGCATGTCCACCCCACGCAGCACCGTAGGAGTTACTGCACTCAATGGGAA ATTGTTTGCAGTTGGAGGCAGAGATGGGAGCTCATGTTTGAGATCCATGGAATGCTTCGATCCACACACCAACAAGTGGAGCATGTGCGCGCCCATGGCAAAGAGgcgagggggggtgggtgtggccACCTACAACAGTTTCCTGTATGCGGTCGGAGGCCATGATGCCCCAGCGTCAAATCACTGCTCTCGACTCTCGGATTGTGTAGAGAG GTATGACCCAAAGACAGACACATGGACAACCGTGTCGTCCCTCAGTGTCCCCAGAGACGCTGTTGGAGTGTGTCTGCTGGGAGACAGGCTCTACGCTGTGGGAGGATATGATGGTCAGTCTTACCTGCACAACGTTGAGTCCTACGATGCACTGAACAACGAGTGGACTGAG GAGGTGCCGCTCAACATTGGCAGAGCGGGTGCCTGTGTTGTGGTAGTGAAACTGCCTTGA
- the klhl4 gene encoding kelch-like protein 4 isoform X1: protein MCINRVPAAAEAETAAERERERASERERVRGREDKLGHRTKAAETVHGLSLCLLKKSSGVKEHNRKGTVTLNPKRLLLHVFGDPAFDCPHLQTERMSVSGKKDFDVKQILRLRWRWFSHSSQSSAGGGGGGGGAYIQQEGFDHRGTPVQSRLKSHSRDRGGLRKSSNSPVHSILVPTPGPTPVCVRAGRQSWHNLHRPIYHLAASQEAPKTGDSSNNTEEAEAKSNLENVNSNTEDLSEVEAGERLTLSSYSRMSSNCSDEFFQATNHAEQTFRKMETYLQHKQLCDVLLIAGDHKIPAHRLVLSAVSDYFAAMFTNDVREAKQEEIKMEGVDPDALRSLVHFAYTGVLELKEETIESLLAAACLLQLSQVIEVCCNFLMKQLHPSNCLGIRSFADAQGCVDLLNVAHTYTMEHFLEVIQNQEFLLLPTAEIVKLLSSDDINVPDEETIFQALMLWVRYDVQQRQQDLGLLLANIRLPLLPPQLLADLENNKMFSDDLECQKLLMEAMKYHLLPERRPMFQSPRTKPRKSTVGALYAVGGMDATKGSTTIEKYDLRTNTWIQVGIMNGRRLQFGVAVIDNKLYVVGGRDGLKTSNMVECYNPINKVWSTMPPMSTHRHGLGIAVLEGPMYAVGGHDGWSYLNTVERWDPQARQWNYVASMSTPRSTVGVTALNGKLFAVGGRDGSSCLRSMECFDPHTNKWSMCAPMAKRRGGVGVATYNSFLYAVGGHDAPASNHCSRLSDCVERYDPKTDTWTTVSSLSVPRDAVGVCLLGDRLYAVGGYDGQSYLHNVESYDALNNEWTEEVPLNIGRAGACVVVVKLP from the exons ATGTGCATTAACCGAGTCCCAGCAGCGGCAGAGGCAGaaacagcagcagagagagagagagagagagcgagcgagagagagagagttagagggagggaagataaGCTCGGTCACAGAACAAAAGCTGCAGAGACTGTTCATGGTCTTAGCTTATGCCTTCTAAAAAAGAGCAGTGGGGTAAAGGAGCACAATAGAAAAGGCACAGTGACACTGAATCCAAAGCGGCTTCTTCTCCATGTTTTTGGGGATCCTGCATTCGACTGCCCTCATCTCCAAACAGAAAGGATGTCCGTGTCGGGGAAGAAGGACTTTGACGTGAAGCAGATCCTTAGGCTCCGCTGGCGTTGGTTCAGTCACTCCTCCCAGAGttctgctggagggggaggcggaggtggaggagcttACATCCAGCAAGAGGGCTTCGACCACAGGGGCACACCAGTCCAGAGTCGGCTCAAGAGTCACTCCCGGGACAGAGGTGGGCTCCGGAAGAGCAGCAACAGTCCAGTCCATAGTATCCTGGTGCCGACTCCTGGTCCCACACCTGTATGTGTCAGGGCAGGCCGTCAATCATGGCACAACCTGCACAGGCCCATCTACCACCTGGCAGCCAGCCAGGAGGCTCCAAAAACAGGTGATTCCTCCAACAACACTGAGGAGGCAGAAGCCAAGAGCAACCTGGAGAATGTGAATAGCAACACAGAGGACCTCTCCGAGGTGGAAGCAGGAGAAAG GTTGACTCTAAGTAGCTACTCAAGGATGAGCTCCAATTGCTCTGATGAGTTCTTCCAGGCTACGAACCATGCGGAACAGACCTTCCGCAAGATGGAGACGTATCTTCAGCACAAACAGCTGTGTGATGTTCTCCTGATCGCAGGAGATCATAAGATCCCAGCCCACAG ACTTGTCCTAAGTGCGGTCTCAGActactttgctgccatgttTACCAATGATGTGAGAGAGGCAAAACAGGAGGAAATCAAGATGGAGGGTGTGGATCCTGATGCCTTGAGATCATTGGTTCATTTTGCTTACACTG GTGTCCTTGAACTGAAGGAGGAGACTATTGAGAGTTTATTGGCAGCTGCCTGCCTGCTCCAGCTCTCACAGGTCATCGAGGTCTGCTGTAACTTCCTCATGAAGCAGCTCCATCCTTCCAACTGCCTGGGGATACGCTCCTTCGCAGATGCCCAGGGATGCGTGGACCTGCTCAATGTGGCCCACACCTATACCATG GAGCATTTTCTGGAGGTAATCCAGAACCAGGAGTTCCTCTTGCTCCCGACCGCTGAGATAGTCAAGCTGCTGTCCAGCGATGACATCAATGTCCCCGACGAGGAGACCATCTTCCAGGCGCTGATGTTGTGGGTTAGGTACGACGTTCAGCAGCGACAGCAAGACCTGGGGCTGCTCCTGGCCAACATTCGTCTACCCCTTCTACCCCCACAG CTCCTAGCCGACTTGGAAAACAACAAGATGTTTTCGGATGACCTGGAATGCCAAAAGCTACTTATGGAGGCTATGAAGTACCACTTACTGCCGGAACGTCGCCCGATGTTCCAGAGCCCCAGAACCAAACCTAGAAAGTCCACTGTCGGAGCTCTTTACGCTGTTGGAGGAATGGATGCTACCAAAG GCTCCACAACCATTGAGAAGTATGACCTAAGGACCAACACCTGGATACAGGTGGGCATCATGAATGGGCGCAGGCTCCAGTTCGGGGTGGCGGTCATCGATAACAAGCTCTATGTGGTCGGGGGCAGAGATGGACTCAAGACCTCCAACATGGTGGAGTGCTACAATCCCATCAACAAAGTGTGGTCCACAATGCCCCCCATGTCAACACACAGGCATGGCTTAG GTATTGCTGTGTTAGAGGGTCCTATGTATGCTGTCGGGGGCCATGATGGATGGAGCTATCTGAACACGGTGGAGAGGTGGGATCCCCAGGCCAGACAGTGGAACTACGTGGCCAGCATGTCCACCCCACGCAGCACCGTAGGAGTTACTGCACTCAATGGGAA ATTGTTTGCAGTTGGAGGCAGAGATGGGAGCTCATGTTTGAGATCCATGGAATGCTTCGATCCACACACCAACAAGTGGAGCATGTGCGCGCCCATGGCAAAGAGgcgagggggggtgggtgtggccACCTACAACAGTTTCCTGTATGCGGTCGGAGGCCATGATGCCCCAGCGTCAAATCACTGCTCTCGACTCTCGGATTGTGTAGAGAG GTATGACCCAAAGACAGACACATGGACAACCGTGTCGTCCCTCAGTGTCCCCAGAGACGCTGTTGGAGTGTGTCTGCTGGGAGACAGGCTCTACGCTGTGGGAGGATATGATGGTCAGTCTTACCTGCACAACGTTGAGTCCTACGATGCACTGAACAACGAGTGGACTGAG GAGGTGCCGCTCAACATTGGCAGAGCGGGTGCCTGTGTTGTGGTAGTGAAACTGCCTTGA
- the klhl4 gene encoding kelch-like protein 4 isoform X2 has translation MSVSGKKDFDVKQILRLRWRWFSHSSQSSAGGGGGGGGAYIQQEGFDHRGTPVQSRLKSHSRDRGGLRKSSNSPVHSILVPTPGPTPVCVRAGRQSWHNLHRPIYHLAASQEAPKTGDSSNNTEEAEAKSNLENVNSNTEDLSEVEAGERLTLSSYSRMSSNCSDEFFQATNHAEQTFRKMETYLQHKQLCDVLLIAGDHKIPAHRLVLSAVSDYFAAMFTNDVREAKQEEIKMEGVDPDALRSLVHFAYTGVLELKEETIESLLAAACLLQLSQVIEVCCNFLMKQLHPSNCLGIRSFADAQGCVDLLNVAHTYTMEHFLEVIQNQEFLLLPTAEIVKLLSSDDINVPDEETIFQALMLWVRYDVQQRQQDLGLLLANIRLPLLPPQLLADLENNKMFSDDLECQKLLMEAMKYHLLPERRPMFQSPRTKPRKSTVGALYAVGGMDATKGSTTIEKYDLRTNTWIQVGIMNGRRLQFGVAVIDNKLYVVGGRDGLKTSNMVECYNPINKVWSTMPPMSTHRHGLGIAVLEGPMYAVGGHDGWSYLNTVERWDPQARQWNYVASMSTPRSTVGVTALNGKLFAVGGRDGSSCLRSMECFDPHTNKWSMCAPMAKRRGGVGVATYNSFLYAVGGHDAPASNHCSRLSDCVERYDPKTDTWTTVSSLSVPRDAVGVCLLGDRLYAVGGYDGQSYLHNVESYDALNNEWTEEVPLNIGRAGACVVVVKLP, from the exons ATGTCCGTGTCGGGGAAGAAGGACTTTGACGTGAAGCAGATCCTTAGGCTCCGCTGGCGTTGGTTCAGTCACTCCTCCCAGAGttctgctggagggggaggcggaggtggaggagcttACATCCAGCAAGAGGGCTTCGACCACAGGGGCACACCAGTCCAGAGTCGGCTCAAGAGTCACTCCCGGGACAGAGGTGGGCTCCGGAAGAGCAGCAACAGTCCAGTCCATAGTATCCTGGTGCCGACTCCTGGTCCCACACCTGTATGTGTCAGGGCAGGCCGTCAATCATGGCACAACCTGCACAGGCCCATCTACCACCTGGCAGCCAGCCAGGAGGCTCCAAAAACAGGTGATTCCTCCAACAACACTGAGGAGGCAGAAGCCAAGAGCAACCTGGAGAATGTGAATAGCAACACAGAGGACCTCTCCGAGGTGGAAGCAGGAGAAAG GTTGACTCTAAGTAGCTACTCAAGGATGAGCTCCAATTGCTCTGATGAGTTCTTCCAGGCTACGAACCATGCGGAACAGACCTTCCGCAAGATGGAGACGTATCTTCAGCACAAACAGCTGTGTGATGTTCTCCTGATCGCAGGAGATCATAAGATCCCAGCCCACAG ACTTGTCCTAAGTGCGGTCTCAGActactttgctgccatgttTACCAATGATGTGAGAGAGGCAAAACAGGAGGAAATCAAGATGGAGGGTGTGGATCCTGATGCCTTGAGATCATTGGTTCATTTTGCTTACACTG GTGTCCTTGAACTGAAGGAGGAGACTATTGAGAGTTTATTGGCAGCTGCCTGCCTGCTCCAGCTCTCACAGGTCATCGAGGTCTGCTGTAACTTCCTCATGAAGCAGCTCCATCCTTCCAACTGCCTGGGGATACGCTCCTTCGCAGATGCCCAGGGATGCGTGGACCTGCTCAATGTGGCCCACACCTATACCATG GAGCATTTTCTGGAGGTAATCCAGAACCAGGAGTTCCTCTTGCTCCCGACCGCTGAGATAGTCAAGCTGCTGTCCAGCGATGACATCAATGTCCCCGACGAGGAGACCATCTTCCAGGCGCTGATGTTGTGGGTTAGGTACGACGTTCAGCAGCGACAGCAAGACCTGGGGCTGCTCCTGGCCAACATTCGTCTACCCCTTCTACCCCCACAG CTCCTAGCCGACTTGGAAAACAACAAGATGTTTTCGGATGACCTGGAATGCCAAAAGCTACTTATGGAGGCTATGAAGTACCACTTACTGCCGGAACGTCGCCCGATGTTCCAGAGCCCCAGAACCAAACCTAGAAAGTCCACTGTCGGAGCTCTTTACGCTGTTGGAGGAATGGATGCTACCAAAG GCTCCACAACCATTGAGAAGTATGACCTAAGGACCAACACCTGGATACAGGTGGGCATCATGAATGGGCGCAGGCTCCAGTTCGGGGTGGCGGTCATCGATAACAAGCTCTATGTGGTCGGGGGCAGAGATGGACTCAAGACCTCCAACATGGTGGAGTGCTACAATCCCATCAACAAAGTGTGGTCCACAATGCCCCCCATGTCAACACACAGGCATGGCTTAG GTATTGCTGTGTTAGAGGGTCCTATGTATGCTGTCGGGGGCCATGATGGATGGAGCTATCTGAACACGGTGGAGAGGTGGGATCCCCAGGCCAGACAGTGGAACTACGTGGCCAGCATGTCCACCCCACGCAGCACCGTAGGAGTTACTGCACTCAATGGGAA ATTGTTTGCAGTTGGAGGCAGAGATGGGAGCTCATGTTTGAGATCCATGGAATGCTTCGATCCACACACCAACAAGTGGAGCATGTGCGCGCCCATGGCAAAGAGgcgagggggggtgggtgtggccACCTACAACAGTTTCCTGTATGCGGTCGGAGGCCATGATGCCCCAGCGTCAAATCACTGCTCTCGACTCTCGGATTGTGTAGAGAG GTATGACCCAAAGACAGACACATGGACAACCGTGTCGTCCCTCAGTGTCCCCAGAGACGCTGTTGGAGTGTGTCTGCTGGGAGACAGGCTCTACGCTGTGGGAGGATATGATGGTCAGTCTTACCTGCACAACGTTGAGTCCTACGATGCACTGAACAACGAGTGGACTGAG GAGGTGCCGCTCAACATTGGCAGAGCGGGTGCCTGTGTTGTGGTAGTGAAACTGCCTTGA